Below is a window of Scyliorhinus torazame isolate Kashiwa2021f chromosome 24, sScyTor2.1, whole genome shotgun sequence DNA.
tccaccattcaatcatggctgatttcaactccatttacccgctctctctccatagcccttaattcctcgagaaatcaagaatttatcaacttctgtcttaaagacactcaacgtcccggcctccactgccctctgtggcaatgaattccagagacgcaccactctctggctgaagaaatgtctcctcatctctgttctaaagtgactcccttttattctaaggctgtgcccccgggtcctagtctccccagctaatggaaacaacttccctacacccaccctatctaagccattcattatcttgtaagtttctattagatctcccctcaaccttctaaactccaatgagtataatcccaggatcctcagacgttcatcgtatgttaggcctaccattcctgggatcatccgtgtgaatctccgctggacccgctccagcgccagtatgtccttcctgaggtgtggggcccaaaattgctcacagtattctaaatggagcctaactaatgctttataaagcttcagaagtacatccctgcttttatattccaagcctcttgagatgaatgacaacattgcatttgctttcttaattacggactcaacctgcaagtttacctttagagaatcctggactaggactcccaagtccctttgcacttatagaatcatagaagtttacagcatggaaacaggcccttcggcccaaccagtccatgccgcccagtttttaccattaagctagtcccagttgcccgcacttggcccataaccctctatacccatcttacccatgtaactatctaaatgctttttaaaagacacaattgtacccgcctctactactacctctggcagcccattccagacactcactaccctctgagtgaagaaattgcccctctgggcccttctgaatctctcccctctcaccttaaacctatgccctctagttttagactcccctacctttgggaaaatatgttgactatctaccttatctatgcccctcattattttataagatcacccctaagcctcctacgctccagggaaaaaagtcccagtctatccagcctctccttataactcaaaccatcaagtcccggcaacatcctagtaaatcttttctgcactctttccagtttaataatatcctttctataatacggtgaccagaactgcacacagtattccaagtgtggccgtaccaatgtcttgtacaacttcaacaagacgtcccaactcctgtattcaatgttctgaccaatgaaaccaagcatgccgaatgccttcttcaccaccctgtccacctgcgactccaccttcaaggagctatgaacctgtactcctagatctctttgttctataactctccccattatgaattttgtcaccgtttagaaaatagtccacgcctctattcttttttccaaagtgcaagacctcacacttgcccacgttgaatttcatcagccaaacATGTCCTAACTATTACACCTCAGTTGAAGCAATTGACCTCTAAATATCCCCAAAGATGGGCATCACACCTCAGTAGCAACAATTGACTCCTAATTGCCCTCCCAAAATGTGCGTTACTTCACACCTCTGTTGCAGTAATTGACCTCAAAATGTCCTCGAGAGTATTTGCGTTTTACCTCTATTGTAGCAATTGGTCTCTAAATGTCCTCAAAGTATGTGCGTTACACCTCTATTGTAGCAATTGACCTCTAAATGTCCTCAAAGTAGGTGCGTCATACCTCTATTGTAGCAATTGACCTCTAAATGTCCTCAAAGTATGTGTGTTACACCTATTGTAGCAACTGACCTCTAAATGTCCTCAAAGTATGTGTGTTACACCTGTATTGTAACAATTGACCTCTAAATGTCCCCAACATTTCCTGGCTTtcaccagtaacagtgagtaatAGGCTCTATCTGATTGATTGTAGACAATAAGTGCTGGAAAAGGGCAATGTTCTAACTAAACTATATTCTGCTTTTCTCTCCACCACCTCCCGACCCTGAACCCAAAGCAGCAGCGGCCTCTGAAGCAGTCCCTGAGTGGTTCGCTGTGCCGGGACTCTCACTGGAAATGTCTGGTCCTGACCCTCCTGATGTATGGCTGTTTCGGAGTGGTGACCTGGTGCCACCTGTCCAAGGTGACCCGGCTGGCCTTCAACAAGCCGTACGGCGGAGAGTCGATGATCTACCATGAGAGCCCTTGCTCCAGCGGCTACGTGTACATCCCCCTGGCCTTCCTCATGATGCTGTACGTGGTGTACCTGGTGGAATGTTGGCACTGCTACACCAAGAATGAGATGCAACACAAGGTGGACGTCAACAGCGTGTACGAGCGCATGCAGCGCCTCCAGCAGGCCACCCCTTGCATCTGGTGGAAGGCCATCAGCTACCACTACATCCGGAGGACCCGGCAGGTGACGCGCTACCGCAACGGCGACGCCTACACCACCACGCAGGTCTACCACGAGCGGGTGAACACGCACCTCTCGGAGTCGGAGTTCGACTACTCCCAGCACGGGGCGAGGGACATCTCCAAGGAGTTGCTGGGCCTCAGCGAGTACACGGCCACCAAGCTCCGCTTCACCAAGTGCTTCAGCTTCGCCAACGCCGAGTCGGAGACCTCCTACCTGACCCAGCGGGCGCGTTTCTTCAGCGAAAACGAGGGCCTGGATGACTATATGGAAGCCCGTGAGGGGATGCACTTGAAGAATGTTGACTTCAAAGAGCACATGGTGGCCTTCTCAGACCCCAAGAACCCGCCCTGGTACGTCTCCCGTTACATCTTCTGGACGCTCTCCTTCCTGGTGCTCTCGTGGCCGCTGCGGGTTTTGGCCGAGTATCGCACGGCCTACGTCCACTATCACGTGGAGAAGCTCTTCGGCCTGGATGAGGGGCTGCTGCTGACCCCCGAGGAGGGCGGCCCGTACGGGCGCCGCATCTCCCGGGTCAACACCATCGACATGACCGAGCTGGAGTGGCACATTCGCTCCAACCAGCAGCTGGTGCCCAGCTACTCGGAGGCCATGCTAatggaggtctcctcctcctccaccgccgCCGCCACCTACCTGCAGCAGTGCCAGCGCTGCCGGCGGACGGTCAGCAGCTCCTCGCTGCCCTCCCGCGAGCCCGCCGCCCGCCTGCCTTTCAGCCGCAGCCGTTTCTCGCTGGGCCGACTGCAGGGCTCGGGTCGGGCCTACCTCTTCCGCAGCCTGAGTGGACGCTTCGGGGGCGGGGGCGGCCTCTCGGCAGAGGAGCCCCCCTCCTACCAGGATGCCATCTACTTCCCGCGGCTGATCGTGCACGCGGGCAGCGGTTGCCGAGGGCACCGGCCCCGGCAACAGGACGGGACTGGGCCGGACACCCTGCTGTGAACTTTCACTTCCAGGTTGGAAGCCTTTGACTGATGGCAGTTGAGCCGCctgagccccaccccctccccccaccaccactgccccTTTCCACCCCTCGCCGATTTTCACCAGAGGACAACCaaaaagggggtgggggtgggggtgggcggggcaaACTCACCCACAAAGAATCTGGAAAAAAAAAGCACCGACTGATTGTCCGTCACAAATGGGCCATCCCATCCCTCACGTTCACTCTCACTCCAACACGACAAGTATTCGATTGAAGAAcggaacccagagagagagagagagggggagctcaACGGGAGTCAGCGGGTTCAGGAGAAAATATTCCTGAATGTCGGACACACAACTCCTGCCGAACCCCAGCTCTGTCGGAACACCGGCCGCATCAGGGAGGACGGTTTGGTCCTCGGAGGGGAATGGGTTAAAGTTGCGAGGACAGGCCGCACAGATTGGGCTTGTATCCCCTCGAGTGCAGAAGGCTGCAGGAGATAGGAGTAGGGAGTAGGCCAAAGGGGCCTGCCCCGCcagtcaatacgatcatggccgatcttgGGCTTCAGCTCCCATTTTCCCgtccgctccccatatcccttaatcccccgAGAGACCAAAAGAAATCTGTCTAGCCCAcagccttaaatatactcaacgatggagcacccacaatcctctgggatggagaatttccaaagattcacaaacccttTTGAGTGAAGACATTCCGCCTCATTTcagtcccaaaatggccgactccttccccgagtgaagacatttctcctcatctcagtccacaaaatggccgactccttccccgagtgaagatattcctcctcatctcagtcccaaaatggccggatccttccccgagtgaagaaattccttctcatctcagtcccaaaatggccgactccctcCCTGAGTGAAGAAACATCTCCTCATCTCATtgtcaaaatggccgactccttcccagagtgtagaaattcctcctcttttcagtcccaaaatggccgactgcttccccgagtcaagaaatttctcctcaactcagtcccaaAATGGCCGACACCTTATCCTGAGGTTGTGTCCacttccccccagccccccccccatccacccgcccaccctgcCAAAACTGTGTTTACGATTCCCTGACCAGGGGAATCAATCTCTTAGTGTCCACCCTGTTAGACCCACTTGAAATTTCATGTATTTTCATGCATTTCCATGACAACATGgaaattggagagtggcgaatgtcgtgcccctgttcaaaaaaggaactagggataaccctgggaattacaggccagttagtcttacttcggtggtaggcaaagtaatggaaagggtactgaaggataggatttctgagcatctggaaagacactgcttgattagggatagtcagcacggatttgtgaggggtaggtcttgcctaacaaatcttattgaattctttgaggaggtgaccaagcatgtggatgaaggtaaagcagtggatgtagtgtacatggattttagtaaggcatttgataaagttccccatggtaggcttatgcagaaagtaaggaggcatgggatagtgggaaatttggccagttggataacaaactggctaaccgatagaagtcagagagtggtggtggatggcaaatattcagcctggatcccagttaccagtggcgtaccgcagggatcagttctgggtcctctgctgtttgtgattttcattaatgacttggatgagggagttgaagggtgggtcagtaaatttgcagacgatacaaagattggtggagttgtggatagtaaggagggctgttgtcggctgcaaagagacatagataggatgcagagctgggctgagaagtggcagatggagtttaaccctgaaaagtgtgaggttgtccattttggaaggacaaatatgaatgcggaatacagggttaacggtagagttcttggcaatgtggaggagcagagagatcttggggtctatgttcatacatctttgaaagttgccactcaagtggatagagctgtgaagaaggcctatggtgtgctcgcgttcattaacagagggattgaatttaagagccgtgaggtgatgatgcagctgtacaaaactttggtaaggccacatttggagtactgtgtacagttctggtcgcctcattttaggaaggatgtggaagctctggaaaaggtgcaaagaagatttaccaggatgttgcctggaatggagagtaggtcttacgaggaaaggttgagggtgctaggccttttctcattagagcggagaaggatgaggggcgacttgatagaggtttataagatgatcaggggaatagatagagtagacagtcagagactttttccccgggtggaacacaccattacaaggggacataaatttaaggtgaaaggtggaagatataggagggatatcagaggtaggttctttacccagagagtagtgggggcatggaatgcactgcctgtggaagtagttgagtcggaaacattagggaccttcaagcagctattggataggtacatggatgacggtaaaattatatagtgtagatttatttgttcttaagggcagcacggtagcattgtgcatagcacaattgcttcacagctccatggtcccaggttcgattccggattgggtcattgtctgtgcggagtctgcacgtcctccccgtgtctgcgtgggtttcctccgggtactccggtttcctcccacagtccaaagatgtgcgggttaggtgaattggccaatgataaattgcccttaatgtccaaattgcccttggtgttgggtggaggtgttgagtttgggtagggtgctctttccaagagccggtgcagactcaaagggccgaatggcctccttctgcactgtaaattcaatgataatctatgattaatctaggacaaaggttcggcacaacatcgtgggccgaagggcctgttctgtgctgtattttctatgttctatgttttaacacCTCCCATTCTTCAACAGTAACGTAAGCCTAGTTTGCTCAATCTTCCCTGGAGGAGCGCACCCCAGCCTTCCCGCCCTCCATCCCAAGAATTggtcattgcactcccgtaaggcaATTTAACCCTCCATCAAgttaggggaccaaaactgcacactatacactcctttttaaaaaaaaaatttagagtacccaattcttttttttttcccaattaagcgtggccaatccaccgaccctgcacatctttgtgggggtaagacccacgcagacacggggagaatgtgcaaactccacagggacagtgacccggggccgggatcgaacctgggtcttcggcgTCGTGAGGTAgccgtggtaaccactgcgccgccgtgcagcCCTTGCACACTATACTCTCAAGTGAGACCCCAACAAGGCCTCAGGATAAGGTGTCGGCCATTTTGggaatgagatgaggagacatttcttccctCAGGGAGGGAGTTGGCCATTTTGGGACTGAGGTAAGTGTAGTAGGTATTTTTTGGCCTTCTGTTCCAATCCCATCATAATAAAGGATCACATGATTTGCGTCCTATTGGTGTAGTGTACCCGCACAATAATTAGTGATGCCCAAGTCACTTTGAATGCCCGCATCAACCCAGTCACTCCGCCAACGTTATTCTGCTTTTGTATTCGTCCAAACAGAGTGAACCAACCTCTCGCTTGCCCACGTTATTCTCCATCTGCCGCATTTTTCCTCCCAGTGGTATTCAgcgtggatttacgaaagggaagtaGTGTTCGACCTACCTGTGAGAATATTGAGGGTGTAACCAGCAGTG
It encodes the following:
- the LOC140399985 gene encoding transmembrane protein 151B-like, producing the protein MYGCFGVVTWCHLSKVTRLAFNKPYGGESMIYHESPCSSGYVYIPLAFLMMLYVVYLVECWHCYTKNEMQHKVDVNSVYERMQRLQQATPCIWWKAISYHYIRRTRQVTRYRNGDAYTTTQVYHERVNTHLSESEFDYSQHGARDISKELLGLSEYTATKLRFTKCFSFANAESETSYLTQRARFFSENEGLDDYMEAREGMHLKNVDFKEHMVAFSDPKNPPWYVSRYIFWTLSFLVLSWPLRVLAEYRTAYVHYHVEKLFGLDEGLLLTPEEGGPYGRRISRVNTIDMTELEWHIRSNQQLVPSYSEAMLMEVSSSSTAAATYLQQCQRCRRTVSSSSLPSREPAARLPFSRSRFSLGRLQGSGRAYLFRSLSGRFGGGGGLSAEEPPSYQDAIYFPRLIVHAGSGCRGHRPRQQDGTGPDTLL